Genomic DNA from Trypanosoma brucei brucei TREU927 chromosome 9, whole genome shotgun sequence:
ACCTCGTGCGCTAGCAGCGTAAACAAGGCGGCGGACAAACACGCGTCGTGGGCCACAGTCCCAGGCCTAAAAAAATTCAGCATACACTCGCCAGAACCGGAGGTGTCGGCCAGCGACAACAGGTTTCTGGCGGTTGGCAAAGGCAGCGGCAACGGACAACAATGTGACGTAAATGGAGGAACAAACAAGCAGTTCACAGTTACAAGCTCACACGTTTGCATAGCAGGCGGCCCTGTATTTTCAGCAGCACAAAAGCAACTAGACGCCGGCACCTCAGGTGACTACGGTCGGGGGCACATAAGCAGCTACAGCGAAACCGACGAAGACCATTTCGCCAAGCAGGCGGCGACAGACATCAAAACCGCCGTCAACGCCCTAGCAAGCAGAGCGGGGGCGTTTGATCCCAACGAACTAAGCAGCTATGACGCCGACCCGGATTTCCAGGCTGCGGTGGGCGCAATCTACGGCAATTTACCCCGAGACAAAGCAACCGGCGAAGCAAAAAATACAGTATCCAACCTTATCACACAGCATTTTGGAAAGGCGCAAAACTTCAAAAGCAAGATTTGGGACGAAATCGAAAAGCTGAAAGTGCCAGCAACAGTCCTTGGAGACAAGGCAGAGATGACGCTAAAGGACGTTGACGACATAGGATTAGCTACACATATAATGGTACAACACATTACCGCCAGCTTCCAAAAGTCAGCACCTCAAGCAGAAAAGCAGCCAGATACCACAGAAGTCAAACCAggaaaagcagaagaaacgaaaaaaacagcagacgAATGCAAAAAGCATACAACAAGTGAAGAttgtaaaaaggaaaaaggttgtGATTTTGTTGAGAAAAAACCGGAAGGTGAAAAATGCTTTCCAAAAGTTGAGACTGACaagaaagatgaagaaaataatgggaAAGAAAGCTCTGACCGCAAAGATAAGCCTTAGAAAGATTGCACTggaaactgcaaatgggaaaataatgcttgcaAGGATTATAGTTTTattgtcaataagaaatttgctTTGACGGCTGCTACCCTTATAGGTTTGTTAGGATTCTAATATTATAAGAATTTTCTTTCAAATTTATGAAGTTTAAGAAAGTTAAGAGAATTTGCTATCATTTGATAGATTTTGATACTTTCTGATGAAAAAGTgcaaaatgacaaaaattttaaataATACAGAAATATGAACTTCGTGTGGGACTGGCCTATTGGTGCAACCTAATAGGGTTAGAGGGTATGAAAAATTAGTAATACTCcaatttgttttattttgtttacgtTATGTATACTAGATATTGttataatagtaacaataagGATATTAGTATAGCAGGAGAGTGTTTTGAacgtgtgtatatacgaatattataataagagcagtaatgataaaaatagtaataataataataatgataataataataataatgataataataataataataatgataataataataggagaatGTTGTGAGAGagtgcatatacgaatattataataagggcactggtgaaaaataaatggaCAAAAAAGATAGAAGCAGTTAAAAACAATAGCGGAATGAAACTTTAGTAGCATGATGAAACCGAAACAAAGATTGTGAGATAGCACGATAAATATTATTTATGGGGGCGCGTGGAGATAGatggaaaagataaagaCACGTAATTTTAAACACTAAGATCAAGCTGGGAATTATCATACACAAGAAGATGATTGAGTGGACAATAAATGGAGAGAAAGTCGAATGCAGAATCAAAAATAGGTCACTTCGTTATCTGAAGAAGctgaaaaaaaggacaaaaaagtagaaacaaaaatatgataTGAAACAACGGAATGCGTGGAATAACATGGgacataaaaaataatacatcaAGACGAGCCACTGATACGCCATATTTAGCACAGAAATATATAGAGGCTACGGCGATGATGATGTTAGCGCCTGTAGGTTTTAATCTTATGGCAGTTTTTAATGTCCAtttaaaaaaccaaaaaagtaGAAGCAGCAGATGCAGGAAGAGGGATTTAATAAGTGTAATGTAACGCGAAACTTTTCTTATCAGAAATAGTATGAAAGATCAATATTTATGGACATCGATATAATGTTATCGGGAAAATGGTTTTAAAAATTGGAATACTAATGAATTACTGTGGCGAGCagcaaaagaataaaaatacgAATCCTTCAGGAAATGATACATATGAACACATAGAATATCTCTATGAAGTGGAGAAATTCAACGGTGATATTcctccaattttttttggtataCGAGCCAGACACTAAAACCTTTGAAATAGCGAGCAATTCATATAAAAGTGGTCAGTAACCCCAAGTTGAAGTGGAGCATAAAGTAAGACAATAAGAGCAACGAAGGAACTTTCAGGAGGCAAAGTAACAATGCTTAAACGCCGGAGGGTACAAATAAACCAGGAATGAAATGAAGAATCAGACGAAACAGCGTTGTGATCATTTTCAACGCTGTTAAATTTTCATTCTGAAACAAAGCTAGAGCCGTAAAGTGGAACCAAATAGAAACCATTGCAACGCGTAAATGATATATCTTTAAAATTTGGATAAACCTCTTTCACAGTAAAAAGTGAACATTGTTGAGCTTAACGGAGTTCTTTATTACGTCTCGACCCTTACAAACAAATATGAAAAACATAGAATCGTTTGACGCGAACCAATGAAGCGACCAAATTTTGtatatttccatttttccaCAGTTTTTTATTCTTACTTGGGGACGTCCAGCCGTCCGGATGTTTATTTATAGCGCCGCCCTTAATCTTAAAGCTAACTTTTCAGGTGAGAAGTAAGGCAGAAAGGATAAATTTTAATCATTCACCGGCTGTTGATGATGACGCTGGCGCTGATTGAGCAGCCCGGAGTGCAGCCAAAGGGGTGGATGATCTTTTTGTGCCTATTTTGCAAATAAGACGGACCAACTTCGTACACCACAAAAAGAGACCCAACAAGAACGTACCAGTTACATCCCTATTAGGTAATCATCTTCTAGTGGAGAGTGCAGCGCGGATGTAGCCAGCAGTGGCAGCGCTAGTCAGCAGAAAAGAGTTCTGACCGTTAAAACTACAAGCACCACACGGTGCGGGATTAAACTATATCGAAGTAATCGAAAACAGAAACTAGCGCACGTAATGACTCAAGCAAGAAACACTAAGCCACAGCAATGGTAACGCCAATTCGAGTATTTCAATTTCAAAAATTTGATTAAATACCTTTCACCGCGTACCAGTTtaggaataaaaagaatgtCACCAAAGTTAGGGATAGCCCCGACGCTGCTAATCGCTTCACTAACATCACCACGACCAGGCGAAGCAACAGCGGGAAACGCCATCAAGAAAGCAAACTGGCAAGCAATATGCAAAGTAACCGCTGACGCAGGAAATCTAGCAGGAATTGCGCTAACGAATATTCGAGCGCCTGCATTGCAAGTGGCGGCTGACATAAAAGCACTCTTACGCACTTTAATCTACATAGAAGGCAACTCAACCAATGCAGCGACAAAAGCGCAGAGAACAGCAACAGCTTTCCTAGGCGGCCAAACAGCAGAGAACCTAGAATACTACTCATCAACAAGTGTAGCAACAGACGTAACAACAGCCCGAAACGCCGGCAGGCTGCAAGGAGCAACGCACGAATTCATGTCTGTACAAGCAGACGGATCAACCTCAGCAAACGGCTGTATCGGCGATGACGAGTCTGGAACCAACGCATTAGCGGGATTCAGCGCCGTCGTAGCGGCAGACCCAAACTGTCAGCTCAGCTGGGAAACAGTAACACCGTACGACGGCGCAGTGACAGCCATAACGAAAACGGGACTAAGCGGAAAATTTGCAAATGCCATAGCGCACAACGAGTTCACAAGCGGAGACAGAAAATGCAACATCAATTCGGACGCAAGCGGATTTAAACTGAGCAACGACGGTACCGGCGTTGACACAGCAGGGCACAACCCCAAGATGGCCGCAGGGATAATAAGCCTAGACGGAACCAACGGCATTCACACGGTGGCGCTGGCGAACGTCATGACAAACGACGAACACCCGTACCTcaaagcggcagcaacagccGCAAAGCGGGGCAAGCAAACGCCTAAAGCAGCGGACCTCACAACTGCAGATACTGCCTTAGCCTCAACAGGTTTCAAAAAGGCAGCTCGCAGACACATTCTtggtaaaaaggaaacagccGATGACAGCGATACCACATTGGCAGCAAAGGTCAAGGAAGCTTTTGGTAGTGACGAGAGCATCAACAAATTAATATCAACCAACGTAAACGATATGCCTATCACAGGCATACTAAAATACAACACAGATGCCAAAAGCCTAGGCCAAATAACCGACATAAGCGAGCTGCTGCGCTTGTACTTTTACTACTCGGACTTGAACAAACAGAAGCTGGCTGAGACCGCGAAAAAACTTCAAGAGGCAGAATTCaagaaagagacaaaatcagcaaaagagaaagaaaaagaaggcaaTACCAAAGGCAAGGACAAACAAGATGGGTGTGACAAGCTAAAGGACCAGGGATGTGTTTTTAACAAAGATGGCAATGATGgtgaaaagtgcacattgaaaAAGGAGGCGAAagaaaaactgaaaaaagCAGGCCAAGAAACAGGAGAGAAAGATAGCAAAACCagaaccacaaacaccacaggaatcaattcttttgtcattaacaaggcccctcttttgcttccaGTTTTGCTTCTAGCATAATACTTCTAAAAATTATTGGTAAAATACTTTCGCTTCATTTTATTACATCTATAAAATATGATAATTTGAGAAAAATTATCTAAAATTGTAATATATGCTAACCCTTTTCGATGAAAATATGCAAattagaaaaaataaaaaataaatttcaATAATATGTATATCATAGTGGTATGTGGGTGTAAAGTAGGATGGTAAAACGCTGTAAAAAGTGAATTCtcttataatttttttgcttttcatgTATgttataaataataataattattattattaataatgatGGTGCAAGAAGAGACGTGAACGTGCACTTCttaatattattttaaaAGTGGTAGTAAAAATCTaataaaaggtaaaagaaagcGCTTCTAATTGGCGTACAGATACTATGGGGTAGTTGAGTGATTTAgcgttaaaaaagaaatattattaaaggaaACTTTGAACGATagagaaaaaatggaatATGCTGGTTCTCAAATACAAATATGGTAATAAAAATTATTATACATGAAGAGGTGATGGGTGTAAAATGAGAGAGAGGATACTCCAGCGCAAAAATCAAGTGAAACCATTATGTTTTCCGAGTAAAGGGCTGCAAAAGatgacagaaaaataaagaaaatctTCAGTGAAACAACTAgatgcacaacaacaaagtgcATAGAATTTAACAGCTAAAGAGCTTACAAGTCGTTTTAAAGCTGGGTTTATCTTCAGATGTAAGAAAGTAGGGAAGTAGCGCTCGAAAATGGAGCTGATGATGGGAACCAAGattgaagcaacaacaaaaacagtagTGAAATAGAAGAATCATATGTGCCAAGCTTAAATGCACAGAAAATAAGGGAGACCAAGGTAAAACTAAAAGGGTAGTTGCATTACAAGATAGTAGACAAACGGTTAGCATTAGTTGCACTACACTCAAGTTGATTTGGTAAGTTACTAGATAGAAGAGAGAATTTATTACCTTGTATAAGTGGTCACGtgaaggtgttaaaataccATTCAAACAGGATATTTAATAAATCATACTTGAAGCTGCTGACAACTAATAAACTTGTGTTAATCATATCAAGCATATGGTACCGTATAGATTTTACCTGCCGTGAATATTTCATCCATATTCTagttttttaaagtttaATTTTTAAAGGAACCAAAACAGACACCACGCAGAAGAAGAGACACAAACAATTGGATTGCGCTTGCGGAATATGCCATAAGCCTATACAGCGAGTCGGAGTAACAACGGAATCTACGCTACATGCAACTAtccgaaagaaaaagcaccATGGCGATGCCGAGCAATGCATAAAATGTGTTTTCAAAAACACTTCCAGAAACATCCAAGAAAAAGTTTGGCTATAGTCGTCCCCACAAAGCAAAAGACGTGGTGGCAGTCAGATTAACGCAAACATGGTTGAAACTCACCTGTAACAAAGCATTAGAAGCGGAAAATAGAGACATGATAATGGCATGGTAACACTTTTCCGTCCGCCATTCTATTTACATATCAACAGCAGTGGCGGCTTTTTAGTGTATGCGTGCCAggtggaaaaaggaagagagataCGCCAGGTAGGTCGACAAATctattaaagaaaaaaccaTGACTGTGTCGACAATGACGCAGCAACTCTGGAAATTTATTACTAAAATTGATAAATCAACGGCAGTAACTGCGTGAGACTTAGGCACATATCCTTACCAATCCTCGAGCAGCCTTTCACGACTCAAACCACAAGTAGACAACAAAACCTAACCGTTCATTCATATAGCCAAGTAAAGGAacgcaacaccaacaacaagaTAGTGGAGACAGTCCCCAAGCTCTCCTAGGGAGGCAACGCAAATTGAAACGATGAAGCTTGCAATAGCGTTAGCAACCACCTTAGTGTTGCATGCAGACGTAGTTGTAACAGATGACTCAACCGTGGAAGGAGCTCTGTCGGGGCCAGCGCTAGGCGCATTATGCGATATAGCACATGATCTCAAGCTTTCACCCAACAAGCTAAAACAACAATTGCTCAGCAAAACGGAGCAGCTGTTGGACCTGAACCTCAAGCTGAGAATCCTCGACACCTACGACACCTTCGACGACAACACCAAAGCGGCAATACAAGCTTTACACACGATTCTAACTAACGAAATACTAAACCATTGTAGCGATTTCgaggcagcagcaggaaaagaagtaGTGGCAGCAGAAGCAGGTGCGTATTGGGCTGGACACATGGACGAGCTGGCACACGTAGCACACCAGCTTACGACAGACACAAGCGACACAGCGGGAACTAACTGCCTCTCGGCAACGAGCACAGGCGATAACCAAGGAAACGGCATCAAACACGACGCTCCACTAACGGCGGGCGGCCTATAACGCTGCGCAGAAAACTTCAATCCCAGCCACGGCGAAACAGTCGGAGAAATCTTAACTGTCAATAAACTAAAAGCAGTAGCATCACAATCCGGCATCTACACGAAAGTCATGGCCAGAACCGACAAATGTCCGCTAACAAAGTACGACACAGACTCTTTCTATCAAAATGGAGCTTCCCTGACCAAGCTGACTTTTGCAGGGGGAGCGATATCAATGAACAACCCAACAGCGTGTGCCGTTCCAACAGCTCAGACGCTAGGGATCACGGAAACAGGCACCAGATACGAGCCAATACTGAGCACAGCCCTACACACCGCACTAACGGAGGTCGACAGCGCAACCAAACAACTGGGCGGCATCGAACTAGGGGCAACGGCACTCCTCAAGGAAGATGGCTTTGAAGAGGCAAAGACTAACCAAGAAATACAAGCGGCGCTACACCCTTCTGAGGATGTCAAAACGAAATACTCGAGCGGAATGCCTCAAACAAGCAAACCAGCTTTTGACAGGCTAGTAAAACTTTATAAGGAATTGGAAGACAAGGTCGAAAAGATAAAACAGGATACCAACCAGGATGCCGCCATACGAAGGCTCTATAAACCCTTGATAAGCTGCAGTAGGGGCCCGGAAGCACAGAAAAAAGTGGAGACAACATCAGTATGCGAAGATAAGGAACAAAATGCGTGCTGAGTTATGGAGGGTGATTATGGAAGGGCTCCTAGtgcaaataaaaaggaaaaaaagattcctttttccttgtaaataagaaattttctctctttactTCTTCGGCTTTTGTGAGCGTGGAAGCATATTAGTAATTTAAGAattttttctcaattttgTAAATTTATGAATTTTACTAAAATTTGCTACTTTGAGagaatttaatatattataCCGCTATTgtaaagttttttttaacaaatgaaaattattaaaatttaaaaatacatAACTTTTTGTATGTGAATAACCTATCGGTAAAAATTAGTAGAGTGATAGTATAGCAAAAATGGGTGCTATCtcaatttgtttattttatggattTTACTTGGGGttataataacaacaataggagagtgttgtgagtgtgcatatactaatattttaatatttcGAGCTGTGGTGATTGTGACTAAATTGCTGGCGATCAAATGCACTTTAACCAATGCAAAGGGTATAATGGAAGTTTCTTGGTAAGGGAATATGACAGCATGAAGAATATTGTGAAAAGGAGGCAAAACCACAAACAGGAAAATGGAATGGAATAATGAAATATTCGCAGtttcaaatacaaatataatgATTGAATACGTGATCataagaaggagggaaaagagacaGTAGGGCAGAACCAGAGTCTATTTTACGGACAAAATGAAGTCACAAAGCTAACTGCAGTGATTCTTATGGAAGACCAGAAAGGAAATAGAATACGGAGAAAAATAAGTGGAATACTCAAAAAGGCGGGGAGGAAGTAATATACCACGGCGAAGGGTACACGATGATGCACGGTACTGCGGGTTGGAATGGTTAGACAAAACTTCGAATATAATGATGCTTCTGCTATATTTAATGTAATTGTGAATTATAGTATCTATCCCCAAACAATAAAATTAAGAAGCAAAGGCAGAAAAATAGATTGAACAAGTATGAAGTTAAATCGAACTCTTATTACCATATACAGCAATACGCGTGAACGTTTGAGTTaagtaatataatattatttgGAGTTTTATTTTAAACTAGAATTAGCAATATATTACCCtggacagcaaaaaaaaaaagtaaaaacttGGAAACTATTTGAAATTACCAACATGAATCAATGAAGCATTTTTACAAAGAGTAGAGAATCAATGGTTACACTCTCCAAAAATCGTATAAGTATGCTTGCAAACACAACGGCCCTTCGATGAGCGATTAGTTAACATAAGATTCGATGCTAACGCACAGCTAAAAGATCGGTTTTATAAACTAAGGCtacaaaaaaagtaatttAGCCGCCACACTGCTCAGTGCTAAACGCTATAGACCCAAAGAAGCACAAGATGATAATactcagaaacaaaaactcaTTCGTGGCCGGAATATACAGTGGTGTTGCTTGGTTATTTCAACAGCATGTAATGAAGATTTTCCGCCAACCAGAAATGATAGCTGAGCACAAGGTTTGCATTTTTAATCGTAGAAATATGtatgttattttttaaagataCGTTGCAATGCATTAATATTAAAAGCTAGATTCagtagatatatatatatatatatagaataATCTGTATTTGaattaaaaatagaaattCATCGGCTAATTCCCGTTCCTTTTTACTCATACACTAAGAGGATACAGCGTCaaagttttcccttttttactttacagATTACTTAAGTGGGAGCCATCTACACCCAAAATCTTGCGTTTTTCAGCATTATTTTCCGCACTTTTTAATTATTGCTGAGATACTTATACCAAGCAGATGAATAGAGTTTTCTGCGTAGAATTGCTACTTTTTGTCACCTTAACAGGCCAATCTAACTATGCAACAGACCAGAATCAGGTTGAAATAGCTCAGTTCTGCACAATATACAAGCTTTTAACAGCACCACTGCCAGAACAAAAAATTCAGGAGACATCAGCATCGTCGTCAGAACAGACACCACATGAAATAATGTCACAAATCCTAAACAGAGCACTCAAGCTAAATCTAACCGTCGCTGAGGAACCAGTGGACGTAGTCTTAAAAGACACGGAGAAgtacaaaacgaaaaaagatgTCGATAACGATGCCGACAAGAAAGGATACTTCAAGTTGGAAAATGATGGCGACCGCAATAAACTTCAACAACTGTACACAGAGGTACTTGGCGCAAGCGGCGCAAAACAAGACTTCAGCCAAACGTACAAGACGCCTCTAAGTGCCGTACACAAAGCAGCGCTTCGCACTCCAATAGCACACCTGTACAAAAAACTACTCGAAATTCACACAAAGTTCTCAAAAGATGAGCAACAGTTAATCAGCgacgaaaaggaagcaagACTCAAGCTCATAGAAGCAGCAGGAGGCGAGCAACTTAAAACGGCGGCAGCCGACACGGTAACGGCAATTACACCGGTGCCCGATATTACAACCGAAACTTTGCCATGGGATCCAAGCGGTGACAGGGACGCCAACTGCGCAGCGGCCGGAGACACCAAAAATAAAGCAGGTATGGCACTTGCAACGGACATGTTGTGTATATGCttcgccaaaaaaaaattgcggTCACACGTTCTGCCAAACCTCAGCCCTTACCACCACAGACCACGGCTCAGCCAAGCAAGCCTCTGACGTGATCACCGACTGGCACGCCACAGTAAAACTCTGCAAAGAAACGCCAGTAGGTGATACTCTAGCCCAGCGAGCACACTTCATACTGGCAGCAATTGCAGACTTCAAAGCGAGGCTTGGAAAAAACATGATAAAAGTCGCAACAGTAACAAGCGCTACAAACGGCGCAGCAAAAGTCGGCAATTTTTACGGCGTTTTCGTGTACGGCGGATCACCACCGACCTGCGGCAGCAACGGCGGCGGCGAAAGGTCAGCAGCCGGTAAAGGCGTCTGCATAGATTATTTCGTCGTgcgaaaacaaggaaaagaaataagaaattaNNNNNNNNNNNNNNNNNNNNNNNNNNNNNNNNNNNNNNNNNNNNNNNNNNNNNNNNNNNNNNNNNNNNNNNNNNNNNNNNNNNNNNNNNNNNNNNNNNNNaataataataataataataataataataataataataataataataataataataataataataataataataataataataataataataataataataataataataataataataataataataataataataataataataataataataataataataataataataataataataataataataataataataataataataataataataataataataataataataataataataataggagagtgttgtgagagtgtgtatacgaatattataataaaagtggttGTGAAGGTGAAATGGAAGGCCAAAATAGAGACACTTCAAACtacaaaaaaatgcaaaaggAGTAAGCGTGTGAAAGTGTGAGAGATGATATATGTGCAATTTGGAACGCAACAAAGGCTTCATGTGTCAttatataaaaagaaaaaaggaaattaaagTTACAGACACCATGATGTACTGTATATGATAGTTTTTCCTATTAAAAGTAAACAAGATAAGTGAAGAAACAGTTAATGAGAAAAGATAAAGACAAAAATAGCcgtaaaagaataaaaacacaTCACCACAAAACACCAGAGGATGTTTACGACGAGCATCAAGTCATAAATGATACACCCCCACTACTGTACTGATTCAGAGGCCAAACAGTAAAGCCTTTTAAAGAGAAGCTAATACATTTGAGGGTAATCATGAGGCCACTGTTAGAAGCACGCAAAAGCGAAGAGAGTGCAGGGATAAAAGCGCTGTTAGCGCCGATATTACACATTCCCAAGTGGTATCCAACTAAAAATATAACAGATAATCACAAGTATGAACAAAAGGGTCTTCATTCTacgaaaagaagcaacaacatctGCTTATGATAACCAGCATACTTAT
This window encodes:
- a CDS encoding variant surface glycoprotein; this translates as MCKTKSSSSLGAYTFLTLITLIAVSGTDTPEEITKDACGSAAFLRIVADTVKSGLLAAVKRNNELNKRLAQATAAVRNQQRPDLGKAAMALLPILAKKAAEETSAALAMPTRALPGLVAAANYSGQQQALAALLTTEVADSTTGQSDVGSAASGTANIKFKLSQTNGLTSCASSVNKAADKHASWATVPGLKKFSIHSPEPEVSASDNRFLAVGKGSGNGQQCDVNGGTNKQFTVTSSHVCIAGGPVFSAAQKQLDAGTSGDYGRGHISSYSETDEDHFAKQAATDIKTAVNALASRAGAFDPNELSSYDADPDFQAAVGAIYGNLPRDKATGEAKNTVSNLITQHFGKAQNFKSKIWDEIEKLKVPATVLGDKAEMTLKDVDDIGLATHIMVQHITASFQKSAPQAEKQPDTTEVKPGKAEETKKTADECKKHTTSEDCKKEKGCDFVEKKPEGEKCFPKVETDKKDEENNGKESSDRKDKP
- a CDS encoding variant surface glycoprotein — its product is MSPKLGIAPTLLIASLTSPRPGEATAGNAIKKANWQAICKVTADAGNLAGIALTNIRAPALQVAADIKALLRTLIYIEGNSTNAATKAQRTATAFLGGQTAENLEYYSSTSVATDVTTARNAGRLQGATHEFMSVQADGSTSANGCIGDDESGTNALAGFSAVVAADPNCQLSWETVTPYDGAVTAITKTGLSGKFANAIAHNEFTSGDRKCNINSDASGFKLSNDGTGVDTAGHNPKMAAGIISLDGTNGIHTVALANVMTNDEHPYLKAAATAAKRGKQTPKAADLTTADTALASTGFKKAARRHILGKKETADDSDTTLAAKVKEAFGSDESINKLISTNVNDMPITGILKYNTDAKSLGQITDISELLRLYFYYSDLNKQKLAETAKKLQEAEFKKETKSAKEKEKEGNTKGKDKQDGCDKLKDQGCVFNKDGNDGEKCTLKKEAKEKLKKAGQETGEKDSKTRTTNTTGINSFVINKAPLLLPVLLLA